In Streptomyces longhuiensis, the following proteins share a genomic window:
- a CDS encoding homoserine dehydrogenase, producing the protein MRTRPLKVALLGCGVVGSEVARIMTTHAEDLAARIGAPVELAGVAVRRPSKVREGIDPSLVTTDATALVKRGDIDVVVEVIGGIEPARGLIMTAFEHGASVVSANKALIAQDGAALHAAAEEHGKDLYYEAAVAGAIPLIRPLRESLAGDKINRVMGIVNGTTNFILDKMDSTGAGYQEALDEATALGYAEADPTADVEGFDAAAKAAILAGISFHTRVRLDDVYREGMTEVTAADFASAKEMGCTIKLLAICERAAHGGSVTARVHPAMIPLDHPLASVRGAYNAVFVEADAAGQLMFYGPGAGGAPTASAVLGDLVAVCRNKLGEATGPGDSAYTQLPVSPMGEVVTRYHISLDVADKPGVLAQVATVFAEHGVSIDTVRQSGKDGEASLVVVTHRAADAALTGTVDALRKLDTVRGVASIMRVEGE; encoded by the coding sequence ATGCGTACGCGTCCGCTGAAGGTGGCGCTCCTTGGCTGTGGGGTAGTCGGCTCAGAGGTGGCGCGCATCATGACGACGCACGCCGAGGACCTCGCGGCCCGGATCGGCGCCCCCGTGGAACTGGCCGGGGTCGCCGTCCGGCGCCCGTCGAAGGTGCGCGAGGGCATCGACCCCTCGCTGGTGACGACGGACGCGACCGCGCTGGTCAAACGGGGCGACATCGACGTGGTCGTCGAGGTCATCGGAGGCATCGAGCCGGCCCGCGGTCTCATCATGACGGCGTTCGAGCACGGCGCCTCCGTCGTCTCCGCCAACAAGGCGCTCATCGCCCAGGACGGCGCCGCGCTGCACGCCGCCGCCGAGGAGCACGGCAAGGACCTCTACTACGAGGCCGCCGTCGCCGGTGCGATCCCGCTGATCAGGCCGCTGCGCGAGTCCCTCGCCGGAGACAAGATCAACCGCGTGATGGGCATCGTCAACGGCACCACGAACTTCATCCTCGACAAGATGGACTCGACGGGCGCCGGCTACCAGGAGGCCCTCGACGAGGCCACCGCGCTCGGTTACGCCGAGGCCGACCCGACCGCCGACGTCGAGGGCTTCGACGCCGCCGCCAAGGCCGCCATCCTCGCCGGGATCTCCTTCCACACCCGCGTACGTCTCGACGACGTCTACCGCGAGGGCATGACCGAGGTGACCGCCGCCGACTTCGCTTCCGCGAAGGAGATGGGCTGCACCATCAAGCTGCTCGCCATCTGTGAGCGGGCGGCGCACGGCGGGTCCGTCACCGCGCGCGTGCACCCCGCGATGATCCCGCTCGACCACCCGCTGGCCTCCGTGCGCGGCGCGTACAACGCCGTGTTCGTCGAGGCCGATGCCGCCGGCCAGCTCATGTTCTACGGGCCCGGGGCCGGCGGCGCGCCCACCGCGTCGGCCGTGCTCGGCGACCTCGTGGCCGTGTGCCGCAACAAGCTCGGCGAGGCCACCGGACCCGGTGACTCCGCCTATACCCAGCTGCCCGTCTCGCCCATGGGCGAGGTCGTGACGCGCTACCACATCAGCCTCGACGTGGCCGACAAGCCGGGCGTCCTCGCCCAGGTCGCGACGGTCTTCGCCGAGCACGGCGTATCCATTGACACGGTGCGCCAATCGGGCAAGGACGGCGAGGCCTCCCTCGTCGTGGTCACCCACCGTGCGGCGGACGCGGCCCTCACCGGGACCGTCGACGCGCTGCGCAAGCTCGACACCGTGCGTGGTGTCGCCAGCATCATGCGTGTTGAAGGGGAGTAA
- the thrC gene encoding threonine synthase, with protein MTHQWRGIIEEYRDRLPVSDTTPVVTLREGGTPLVPAQVLSERTGCEVHLKVEGANPTGSFKDRGMTMAITKAKEEGAQAVICASTGNTSASAAAYAVRAGMVCAVLVPQGKIALGKMGQALVYGSKILQVDGNFDDCLNLARALSENYPVALVNSVNPFRIEGQKTASFEIVDALGDAPDIHVLPVGNAGNITAYWKGYKEYAADGIATHTPRMWGFQASGSAPIVRGEIVKDPSTIATAIRIGNPASWDFALAARDESGGLIDEVTDREILRAYKLLASQEGVFVEPASAASVAGLLKAAEQGKVDKGQKIVCTVTGNGLKDPDWAVAGAPQPVTVPVDAATAAERLGLA; from the coding sequence ATGACCCACCAGTGGCGCGGAATCATCGAGGAGTACCGCGACCGGCTTCCGGTGTCCGACACCACGCCGGTCGTCACGCTGCGCGAGGGCGGCACGCCGCTCGTGCCCGCCCAGGTGCTCTCCGAGCGCACGGGCTGCGAGGTCCACCTCAAGGTCGAGGGTGCCAACCCGACCGGGTCCTTCAAGGACCGCGGCATGACGATGGCGATCACGAAGGCCAAGGAGGAGGGCGCGCAGGCCGTCATCTGCGCCTCCACCGGCAACACCTCCGCCTCTGCCGCGGCCTACGCCGTGCGCGCCGGCATGGTCTGCGCCGTGCTCGTCCCGCAGGGCAAGATCGCGCTCGGCAAGATGGGCCAGGCGCTGGTCTACGGCTCGAAGATCCTCCAGGTCGACGGCAACTTCGACGACTGCCTGAACCTGGCCCGCGCCCTCTCCGAGAACTACCCGGTGGCGCTGGTCAATTCGGTCAACCCGTTCCGTATCGAGGGCCAGAAGACCGCCTCGTTCGAGATCGTCGACGCGCTCGGCGACGCGCCGGACATCCACGTCCTTCCCGTCGGCAACGCCGGCAACATCACGGCCTACTGGAAGGGCTACAAGGAGTACGCGGCGGACGGCATCGCCACGCACACGCCGCGCATGTGGGGCTTCCAGGCTTCGGGGTCCGCGCCGATCGTGCGCGGCGAGATCGTCAAGGACCCGTCGACGATCGCCACCGCGATTCGCATCGGCAACCCCGCGTCCTGGGACTTCGCGCTGGCCGCCCGTGACGAGTCCGGCGGCTTGATCGACGAAGTGACGGACCGTGAAATCCTGCGCGCCTACAAGCTGTTGGCGTCCCAGGAAGGTGTCTTCGTGGAGCCCGCGTCGGCCGCCTCCGTCGCCGGTCTGCTCAAGGCGGCCGAGCAGGGCAAGGTCGACAAGGGGCAGAAGATCGTCTGCACCGTCACGGGCAACGGCCTGAAGGACCCCGACTGGGCCGTCGCGGGCGCCCCGCAGCCCGTCACCGTCCCGGTCGACGCGGCCACCGCGGCCGAACGCCTCGGCCTGGCGTAA
- the thrB gene encoding homoserine kinase: MAGPAFRAAAVRVRVPASSANLGPGFDAFGLSLGLYDDVVVRVADSGLNIDIAGEGSDTLPRDESHLLVRSLRTAFDLLGGQPRGLEVVCANRIPHGRGLGSSSAAICAGIVAARAVTIGGDARLDDAALLELATEIEGHPDNVAACLLGGFTLSWMDGGAARAIRMDPAGSIVPVVFVPGKPVLTETARGLLPRSVPHVDAAVNAGRAALLVEALTRRPELLLPATEDRLHQEYRAPAMPESLALVERLRADGVPAVISGAGPTVLALVEESAADKVARLAGEGWAANRLDLDVDGASVLPLAH; encoded by the coding sequence ATGGCCGGTCCCGCCTTCCGCGCCGCCGCCGTCAGGGTGCGCGTCCCCGCCTCCAGCGCCAACCTCGGCCCGGGCTTCGATGCCTTCGGCCTGTCGCTGGGTCTCTACGACGACGTGGTCGTCCGGGTCGCCGACTCCGGCCTGAACATCGACATCGCAGGTGAGGGCTCCGACACCCTTCCGCGCGACGAGTCCCATCTGCTCGTACGTTCCCTGCGCACCGCTTTCGACCTGCTCGGCGGACAGCCGCGCGGCCTCGAGGTCGTCTGCGCCAACCGGATCCCGCACGGCCGCGGCCTCGGCTCCTCGTCGGCCGCCATCTGCGCCGGCATCGTCGCCGCGCGCGCCGTGACGATAGGCGGCGACGCCCGCCTCGACGACGCGGCCCTGCTGGAGCTCGCGACCGAGATCGAGGGGCACCCGGACAACGTCGCGGCCTGCCTGCTCGGCGGCTTCACGCTCTCCTGGATGGACGGCGGCGCGGCCCGGGCGATCAGGATGGATCCCGCGGGTTCCATCGTTCCGGTGGTTTTCGTACCGGGAAAGCCGGTACTCACCGAGACCGCACGCGGTCTCCTGCCGCGCAGCGTCCCTCATGTGGACGCCGCGGTGAACGCGGGCCGAGCGGCCCTGCTCGTCGAGGCCCTCACGAGGCGCCCCGAGCTGCTGCTGCCCGCCACCGAGGACCGGCTCCACCAGGAATACCGGGCTCCCGCGATGCCGGAGAGCCTCGCACTCGTGGAACGGCTGCGGGCCGACGGCGTTCCCGCGGTGATCTCAGGGGCGGGCCCCACGGTCCTTGCCCTTGTGGAGGAGTCAGCGGCCGACAAGGTCGCCCGGCTGGCCGGCGAGGGATGGGCGGCGAACCGCCTCGACCTCGATGTCGACGGAGCGAGCGTGCTGCCGCTTGCTCACTGA